The genomic segment ACCACGCCGTTGGTCTCGATGTCGATGATCAACTTGTCCAGATCGGTGCGCTGCTCCACTCGCGCGCTCTCCACCGCGTAGCTCACCCGCTTTACCGGGCTGAAGGAGGCGTCGAGCATGATCGAGCCGATCGTGCGACCTTCCTTGGAGATCTGGCGCGCCGTAGCCGGCACATAGCCGCGGCCGGCTTCGACCTTGATCTGCATGTCCAGCTTGCCGCCCGGCGCCAGATGCGCAACCACGTGGTCCGGATTGATGATCTCGACGTCGTGCGAGCGTTCGATGTCTCCGGCGGTGACCGGGCCCTCTCCCTGCTTCTTCAGATTGAGCACGACCTCGTCGCGATTGTGCAGCTTGAGCACCACGCCTTTCAGGTTCAGCAGGATGTCGACCACGTCCTCCTGGACGCCTTCGATCGTCGAGTACTCGTGCAGCACGCCGCTGATCTTCACCTCGGTCGGCGCGCATCCCGGCATCGAGGACAGCAGCACCCGGCGCAACGCGTTGCCCAGGGTGTGTCCGTAGCCGCGCTCGAATGGCTCCATGGTGACCTTCGCATGGAACGGTCCAATGGCTTGCACATCGATGATACGCGGCTTGAGCAAGCTGCTTTGCATAAGCTAGGTCCTCTAAAAAGGTCCCGAACATGTCCGTCCGGCGCCGCTGTCGGCGATTGCGGCGCCGGTCATTCGGGGCGGAATCACGAATTACTTCGAGTACAGCTCGACCACCATGGACTCGTTGATGGTTGCCGGCAGGTCCGAGCGCTGCGGCAGCGCCTTGAAAGTACCCTTCAGGGCCTTGACGTCGACCTCGATCCACTCCGGGAAGCCGCGGCCTTCGGCGGCCTCGCAGGCGGCCTTCACGCGCAACTGGGCCTTGGCCTTTTCGGCGACCTCGATCACGTCCCCCGCGCGCACTTGGTAGGAAGGGATATTGACCCGCCTTCCATTGACCAGAATTCCGTTGTGGCGGACGATCTGCCGGGCCTCGGTGCGCGAAGCGCCGAATCCCATGCGGTAAGCGACCGTGTCGAGCCGGCTTTCCAGCGCCTGCAGCAGCGCCTCGCCGGTCACCCCTTTCCTGCGGGCGGCGGCCTTGTAGGTCTTGCGGAACTGGCGCTCCAGGACGCCGTAGATCCTGCGGACCTTCTGCTTCTCGCGCAACTGCGTGGCGTAGCCGGATAGGCGCACGTTCTTCTGGCCGTGCTGACCGGGGGCGTAGGAGCGTCGCTCGACCGCGCACTTGTCGGTGAAGCACTTTTCGCCCTTGAGGAAAAGCTTTTCGCCCTCCCGCCGGCACTGGCGGCACTTGGCGTCGAGATTTCTGGCCACGGCGTTCTCCTTAAATGCGGCGCTTCTTCGGCGGGCGGCAGCCGTTGTGCGGAACCGGCGTCACGTCCGAAATGCTGGTGATCTTGAAACCCACGGCGTTGAGCGCGCGCACCGCCGATTCGCGACCCGGTCCCGGTCCCTTGATGCGCACTTCGAGGTTCTTCACGCCGCATTCCTGCGCAGCGCGGCCGGCCTGCTCCGCGGCCACCTGAGCGGCGAACGGCGTGGATTTGCGCGAACCCTTGAAGCCGGCGCCGCCGGAGGTCGCCCAGGCGAGCGCGTTGCCCTGCCGGTCGGTGATGGTCACGATGGTGTTGTTGAAGGAGGCGTGAATGTGCGCGATACCTTCCGCGACGTTCTTCTTCGCCTTCTTTCTAACGCGTGTGCTGGCAGGAGCTCTGGTCGCCATGTCGGCA from the Burkholderiales bacterium genome contains:
- the rpsK gene encoding 30S ribosomal protein S11; its protein translation is MATRAPASTRVRKKAKKNVAEGIAHIHASFNNTIVTITDRQGNALAWATSGGAGFKGSRKSTPFAAQVAAEQAGRAAQECGVKNLEVRIKGPGPGRESAVRALNAVGFKITSISDVTPVPHNGCRPPKKRRI
- the rpoA gene encoding DNA-directed RNA polymerase subunit alpha; this translates as MQSSLLKPRIIDVQAIGPFHAKVTMEPFERGYGHTLGNALRRVLLSSMPGCAPTEVKISGVLHEYSTIEGVQEDVVDILLNLKGVVLKLHNRDEVVLNLKKQGEGPVTAGDIERSHDVEIINPDHVVAHLAPGGKLDMQIKVEAGRGYVPATARQISKEGRTIGSIMLDASFSPVKRVSYAVESARVEQRTDLDKLIIDIETNGVVEPEEAIRYAARILMEQLSSFADLKGTPVQVETPKTPQVDPILLRPVDDLELTVRSANCLKAENIYYIGDLIQRTETELLKTPNLGRKSLNEIKEVLAARGLTLGMKLENWPPAGLEKV
- the rpsD gene encoding 30S ribosomal protein S4; its protein translation is MARNLDAKCRQCRREGEKLFLKGEKCFTDKCAVERRSYAPGQHGQKNVRLSGYATQLREKQKVRRIYGVLERQFRKTYKAAARRKGVTGEALLQALESRLDTVAYRMGFGASRTEARQIVRHNGILVNGRRVNIPSYQVRAGDVIEVAEKAKAQLRVKAACEAAEGRGFPEWIEVDVKALKGTFKALPQRSDLPATINESMVVELYSK